A window from Drosophila nasuta strain 15112-1781.00 chromosome 3, ASM2355853v1, whole genome shotgun sequence encodes these proteins:
- the LOC132788369 gene encoding uncharacterized protein LOC132788369 isoform X8, with amino-acid sequence MGCAFEAAREQPKQRTKQPNRNQCAASVTTATTAIGSTTTTTTTSREAEDIQIKDNYQQNHKTQTATAKANGKHQKATAQVLLATQQQQQQQQQQFCQVALDNKDALATTHETIEATTAAAAAATPTIDIEATNDLQITCTNCYSRSPEINRDEQPQQQQLQQQQRRRRRRHSRRQDHGRRNKGLLATPTTTATTTPTMVAAATTTATLAGIPCLRLHEMLLHARAALATPRNSANEEQQEQKQKDVVQQQQQPLAYRPWQCLSDNVASAVVPATMSAAILANLSATSAAAYQYLGQHYKHYSQSFSFYAASSVILMLCYLTTTSTAAATQSETGALDKHPIFDESSSDKEILDLLLEKKRYDKRLLPPVNGTLTVNVNVLLLSLASPDESSLKYEVEFLLNQQWNDPRLQYGNKSHYDFLNALHHHDSIWTPDTYFIMHGDFKDPIIPMHFALRIFRNGTITYAMRRHLILSCQGSLHIFPFDDPKCSFSMESISYEEAQIKYVWKNDEDTLRKSPSLTTLNAYLIKNQTTACDQNSWRGNYSCLRVDLIFTRDRAFYFTTVFIPGIILVTSSFITFWLEWNAVPARSMIGVTTMLNFFTTSNGFRSTLPVVSNLTAMNVWDGVCMCFIYASLLEFVCVNYVGRKRPLHNVVYRPGENPVTQRLPAVLSRIGVILASPLASANATPAMANTPLSTAMGTAASTATPGTPRCAVDEDFFGGGMRWQEAHGGIIGAAVQNLRARSIKRKSGREAAAKSPSSTSISPGVSKSVVPMPAEHIYEEPAPAPAPAPSTIATRVKFKDEQEDDASTTSTSTLRRSIATSTPALVVRIEQEEEETLKSNTESEKVGAGAEPQPLQQSIEMTEHQCQLAMPLKPPRRKSSRSNSPSNAFAATDEESMMMTTTMTTTTTTSTTRARETGEKRRDAGAPNEIVACTTCGGSNSPCTHSANNGCATETCFVQVRKKEPPHPIRVAKTIDVIARITFPTAYAIFLIFFFVHYKGFS; translated from the exons ATGGGCTGCGCCTTTGAAGCAGCCAGAGAGCAGCCCAaacaaagaacaaaacaaCCAAATAGAAATCAATGTGCTGCCtcagtaacaacagcaacaacagcaataggaagtactacaactacaacaactacgagCAGAGAAGCAGAGGACATACAAATCAAGGATAACTATCAACAAAATCATAAAACGcaaacagcgacagcaaaagcaaacggCAAACATCAAAAAGCGACAGCTCAAGTGCTTTTAGcgacacagcaacaacaacagcagcagcaacaacagttttGTCAAGTGGCGTTGGATAACAAGGACGCGTTGGCGACGACACACGAAACAAtcgaagcaacaacagcagcagcagcagcagcaacgccaaCAATCGATATTGAGGCAACAAACGATTTGCAAATAACTTGCACCAATTGCTACAGTCGCAGCCCAGAGATTAACAGAGAtgagcagccgcagcagcagcagcttcagcagcaacagcggcgaCGTCGTCGCCGGCATTCAAGGCGTCAAGATCATGGGCGTCGCAACAAGGGATTGctggcaacaccaacaacaacagcaacaacaacaccaacaatggttgcagcagccacaacaacagcaacattggCTGGCATACCCTGTCTGCGGTTGCACGAGATGTTGCTGCATGCGCGAGCTGCCTTAGCGACGCCTCGTAACTCGGCAAACGAAgagcagcaagagcaaaagcagaaggacgtggtgcagcagcaacagcaaccattAGCCTATCGGCCGTGGCAATGTCTGTCGGACAATGTCGCCAGCGCCGTCGTACCCGCCACCATGTCAGCCGCCATTTTAGCCAATCTGAGCGCCACATCGGCTGCCGCTTATCAGTATCTGGGCCAGCATTATAAACATTATAGCCAATCGTTCAGCTTCTATGCGGCATCCAGTGTAATACTGATGCTCTGCTATCTGACCACCACATCCACGGCCGCTGCCACACAATCGGAGACGGGTGCCCTTGACAAGCATCCCAT ATTCGATGAATCGAGCTCAGATAAGGAGATATTAGATTTATTACTCGAGAAAAAACGCTATGATAAACGATTACTGCCGCCTGTAAATG GCACGCTGACCGTAAATGTTAATGTGTTGCTTTTAAGCTTAGCATCGCCCGATGAAAGCAGCTTG AAATATGAAGTGGAATTTCTATTGAATCAGCAATGGAACGATCCACGGCTGCAATATGGCAATAAGTCGCACTATGATTTCTTAAATGCTTTGCATCATCATGACAGCATCTGGACGCCCGACACGTACTTCATTATGCATGGCGATTTCAAGGATCCCATCATACCAATGCATTTCGCTTTAAGAATATTTCGGAACGGGACCATTACGTACGCAATGAG GCGTCACTTGATATTGTCCTGTCAGGGCAGCCTGCACATATTTCCATTCGATGATCCAAAGTGCTCATTCTCTATGGAAAGCA TTTCGTATGAGGAAGCACAAATCAAGTATGTTTGGAAGAATGATGAGGATACGCTGCGTAAAAGTCCCTCATTGACCACACTGAATGCGTATTTGATTAAGAATCAAACGACGGCCTGTGATCAAAATAGTTGGCGAG GGAACTACAGCTGTCTTAGGGTCGATTTAATCTTTACCAGAGATCGTGCATTCTATTTCACCACCGTTTTTATACCTGGCATTATATTGGTGACGTCATCCTTTATAACATTCTGGCTAGAATGGAATGCCGTGCCAGCTAGATCAATGATAg GCGTGACAACAATGTTGAATTTCTTCACTACCTCGAACGGTTTCCGCAGCACTCTGCCCGTTGTCTCGAATCTAACTGCGATGAATGTGTGGGACGGCGTCTGCATGTGCTTCATTTATGCCTCACTGCTGGAGTTCGTTTGCGTCAATTATGTGGGCCGAAAGCGTCCGCTGCACAACGTCGTCTACCGGCCAGGCGAAAATCCCGTAACACag CGTCTTCCAGCGGTACTAAGCAGGATCGGAGTAATTCTTGCAAGTCCTTTG GCAAGCGCCAACGCCACACCGGCCATGGCAAATACGCCGCTATCGACGGCTATGGGCACGGCCGCATCGACGGCAACCCCGGGCACACCTCGCTGTGCCGTGGACGAGGATTTCTTTGGCGGTGGCATGCGGTGGCAGGAGGCGCATGGTGGCATCATCGGTGCAGCCGTGCAAAATTTGCGGGCACGTTCGATTAAACGTAAAAGCGGACGGGAAGCCGCAGCTAAAAGCCCGTCATCAACATCCATATCGCCAGGTGTGAGCAAAAGCGTCGTCCCAATGCCAGCCGAGCATATCTACGAGGagccagctccagctccagctcctgcACCATCCACGATTGCCACGCGAGTCAAGTTCAAGGATGAGCAAGAGGATGATGCATCCACCACCTCCACTTCGACGTTGCGACGCTCGATTGCCACAAGCACGCCAGCGTTGGTGGTGCGTATCGAACAGGAGGAAGAGGAAACGTTAAAGTCAAACACAGAATCAGAGAAGGTAGGGGCTGGAGCAGAGCCACAGCCATTGCAGCAGTCTATCGAAATGACCGAACATCAATGTCAATTGGCAATGCCATTAAAGCCGCCACGCAGGAAATCTTCGCGCTCCAATTCGCCGAGCAACGCGTTCGCCGCCACGGATGAGGAGTCAATGATGAtgacaacgacgatgacgacgacgacgacgacgtcgacgaccaGAGCAAGGGAAACT
- the LOC132788369 gene encoding uncharacterized protein LOC132788369 isoform X13 — protein MGCAFEAAREQPKQRTKQPNRNQCAASVTTATTAIGSTTTTTTTSREAEDIQIKDNYQQNHKTQTATAKANGKHQKATAQVLLATQQQQQQQQQQFCQVALDNKDALATTHETIEATTAAAAAATPTIDIEATNDLQITCTNCYSRSPEINRDEQPQQQQLQQQQRRRRRRHSRRQDHGRRNKGLLATPTTTATTTPTMVAAATTTATLAGIPCLRLHEMLLHARAALATPRNSANEEQQEQKQKDVVQQQQQPLAYRPWQCLSDNVASAVVPATMSAAILANLSATSAAAYQYLGQHYKHYSQSFSFYAASSVILMLCYLTTTSTAAATQSETGALDKHPIHGIDWSKFDESSSDKEILDLLLEKKRYDKRLLPPVNDEDFCCGLQSPDMATNQNARRPHNRGTLTVNVNVLLLSLASPDESSLKYEVEFLLNQQWNDPRLQYGNKSHYDFLNALHHHDSIWTPDTYFIMHGDFKDPIIPMHFALRIFRNGTITYAMRRHLILSCQGSLHIFPFDDPKCSFSMESISYEEAQIKYVWKNDEDTLRKSPSLTTLNAYLIKNQTTACDQNSWRGNYSCLQVELTFTRDRAYYFTTVFIPGIILVTSSFITFWLEWNAVPARVMIGVTTMLNFFTTSNGFRSTLPVVSNLTAMNVWDGVCMCFIYASLLEFVCVNYVGRKRPLHNVVYRPGENPVTQEIIEREFHAALSSYSHSKKGKRQRHTGHGKYAAIDGYGHGRIDGNPGHTSLCRGRGFLWRWHAVAGGAWWHHRCSRAKFAGTFD, from the exons ATGGGCTGCGCCTTTGAAGCAGCCAGAGAGCAGCCCAaacaaagaacaaaacaaCCAAATAGAAATCAATGTGCTGCCtcagtaacaacagcaacaacagcaataggaagtactacaactacaacaactacgagCAGAGAAGCAGAGGACATACAAATCAAGGATAACTATCAACAAAATCATAAAACGcaaacagcgacagcaaaagcaaacggCAAACATCAAAAAGCGACAGCTCAAGTGCTTTTAGcgacacagcaacaacaacagcagcagcaacaacagttttGTCAAGTGGCGTTGGATAACAAGGACGCGTTGGCGACGACACACGAAACAAtcgaagcaacaacagcagcagcagcagcagcaacgccaaCAATCGATATTGAGGCAACAAACGATTTGCAAATAACTTGCACCAATTGCTACAGTCGCAGCCCAGAGATTAACAGAGAtgagcagccgcagcagcagcagcttcagcagcaacagcggcgaCGTCGTCGCCGGCATTCAAGGCGTCAAGATCATGGGCGTCGCAACAAGGGATTGctggcaacaccaacaacaacagcaacaacaacaccaacaatggttgcagcagccacaacaacagcaacattggCTGGCATACCCTGTCTGCGGTTGCACGAGATGTTGCTGCATGCGCGAGCTGCCTTAGCGACGCCTCGTAACTCGGCAAACGAAgagcagcaagagcaaaagcagaaggacgtggtgcagcagcaacagcaaccattAGCCTATCGGCCGTGGCAATGTCTGTCGGACAATGTCGCCAGCGCCGTCGTACCCGCCACCATGTCAGCCGCCATTTTAGCCAATCTGAGCGCCACATCGGCTGCCGCTTATCAGTATCTGGGCCAGCATTATAAACATTATAGCCAATCGTTCAGCTTCTATGCGGCATCCAGTGTAATACTGATGCTCTGCTATCTGACCACCACATCCACGGCCGCTGCCACACAATCGGAGACGGGTGCCCTTGACAAGCATCCCAT TCATGGCATCGATTGGTCGAA ATTCGATGAATCGAGCTCAGATAAGGAGATATTAGATTTATTACTCGAGAAAAAACGCTATGATAAACGATTACTGCCGCCTGTAAATG ATGAAGACTTTTGCTGTGGTTTGCAATCGCCCGATATGGCTACAAATCAAAATGCACGGAGACCACACAATCGCG GCACGCTGACCGTAAATGTTAATGTGTTGCTTTTAAGCTTAGCATCGCCCGATGAAAGCAGCTTG AAATATGAAGTGGAATTTCTATTGAATCAGCAATGGAACGATCCACGGCTGCAATATGGCAATAAGTCGCACTATGATTTCTTAAATGCTTTGCATCATCATGACAGCATCTGGACGCCCGACACGTACTTCATTATGCATGGCGATTTCAAGGATCCCATCATACCAATGCATTTCGCTTTAAGAATATTTCGGAACGGGACCATTACGTACGCAATGAG GCGTCACTTGATATTGTCCTGTCAGGGCAGCCTGCACATATTTCCATTCGATGATCCAAAGTGCTCATTCTCTATGGAAAGCA TTTCGTATGAGGAAGCACAAATCAAGTATGTTTGGAAGAATGATGAGGATACGCTGCGTAAAAGTCCCTCATTGACCACACTGAATGCGTATTTGATTAAGAATCAAACGACGGCCTGTGATCAAAATAGTTGGCGAG GTAATTACAGTTGCCTACAGGTCGAGTTGACATTTACCCGTGATCGTGCGTATTATTTTACAACCGTTTTCATACCTGGCATTATATTGGTCACCTCGTCGTTTATCACATTTTGGCTGGAGTGGAATGCAGTGCCAGCCCGGGTTATGATCG GCGTGACAACAATGTTGAATTTCTTCACTACCTCGAACGGTTTCCGCAGCACTCTGCCCGTTGTCTCGAATCTAACTGCGATGAATGTGTGGGACGGCGTCTGCATGTGCTTCATTTATGCCTCACTGCTGGAGTTCGTTTGCGTCAATTATGTGGGCCGAAAGCGTCCGCTGCACAACGTCGTCTACCGGCCAGGCGAAAATCCCGTAACACag GAAATAATCGAAAGAGAATTTCACGCTGCTTTGTCGTCCTACTCCCACTCCAAAAAAGGCAAGCGCCAACGCCACACCGGCCATGGCAAATACGCCGCTATCGACGGCTATGGGCACGGCCGCATCGACGGCAACCCCGGGCACACCTCGCTGTGCCGTGGACGAGGATTTCTTTGGCGGTGGCATGCGGTGGCAGGAGGCGCATGGTGGCATCATCGGTGCAGCCGTGCAAAATTTGCGGGCACGTTCGATTAA
- the LOC132788369 gene encoding uncharacterized protein LOC132788369 isoform X10 has translation MGCAFEAAREQPKQRTKQPNRNQCAASVTTATTAIGSTTTTTTTSREAEDIQIKDNYQQNHKTQTATAKANGKHQKATAQVLLATQQQQQQQQQQFCQVALDNKDALATTHETIEATTAAAAAATPTIDIEATNDLQITCTNCYSRSPEINRDEQPQQQQLQQQQRRRRRRHSRRQDHGRRNKGLLATPTTTATTTPTMVAAATTTATLAGIPCLRLHEMLLHARAALATPRNSANEEQQEQKQKDVVQQQQQPLAYRPWQCLSDNVASAVVPATMSAAILANLSATSAAAYQYLGQHYKHYSQSFSFYAASSVILMLCYLTTTSTAAATQSETGALDKHPIFDESSSDKEILDLLLEKKRYDKRLLPPVNGTLTVNVNVLLLSLASPDESSLKYEVEFLLNQQWNDPRLQYGNKSHYDFLNALHHHDSIWTPDTYFIMHGDFKDPIIPMHFALRIFRNGTITYAMRRHLILSCQGSLHIFPFDDPKCSFSMESISYEEAQIKYVWKNDEDTLRKSPSLTTLNAYLIKNQTTACDQNSWRGNYSCLRVDLIFTRDRAFYFTTVFIPGIILVTSSFITFWLEWNAVPARSMIGVTTMLNFFTTSNGFRSTLPVVSNLTAMNVWDGVCMCFIYASLLEFVCVNYVGRKRPLHNVVYRPGENPVTQASANATPAMANTPLSTAMGTAASTATPGTPRCAVDEDFFGGGMRWQEAHGGIIGAAVQNLRARSIKRKSGREAAAKSPSSTSISPGVSKSVVPMPAEHIYEEPAPAPAPAPSTIATRVKFKDEQEDDASTTSTSTLRRSIATSTPALVVRIEQEEEETLKSNTESEKVGAGAEPQPLQQSIEMTEHQCQLAMPLKPPRRKSSRSNSPSNAFAATDEESMMMTTTMTTTTTTSTTRARETGEKRRDAGAPNEIVACTTCGGSNSPCTHSANNGCATETCFVQVRKKEPPHPIRVAKTIDVIARITFPTAYAIFLIFFFVHYKGFS, from the exons ATGGGCTGCGCCTTTGAAGCAGCCAGAGAGCAGCCCAaacaaagaacaaaacaaCCAAATAGAAATCAATGTGCTGCCtcagtaacaacagcaacaacagcaataggaagtactacaactacaacaactacgagCAGAGAAGCAGAGGACATACAAATCAAGGATAACTATCAACAAAATCATAAAACGcaaacagcgacagcaaaagcaaacggCAAACATCAAAAAGCGACAGCTCAAGTGCTTTTAGcgacacagcaacaacaacagcagcagcaacaacagttttGTCAAGTGGCGTTGGATAACAAGGACGCGTTGGCGACGACACACGAAACAAtcgaagcaacaacagcagcagcagcagcagcaacgccaaCAATCGATATTGAGGCAACAAACGATTTGCAAATAACTTGCACCAATTGCTACAGTCGCAGCCCAGAGATTAACAGAGAtgagcagccgcagcagcagcagcttcagcagcaacagcggcgaCGTCGTCGCCGGCATTCAAGGCGTCAAGATCATGGGCGTCGCAACAAGGGATTGctggcaacaccaacaacaacagcaacaacaacaccaacaatggttgcagcagccacaacaacagcaacattggCTGGCATACCCTGTCTGCGGTTGCACGAGATGTTGCTGCATGCGCGAGCTGCCTTAGCGACGCCTCGTAACTCGGCAAACGAAgagcagcaagagcaaaagcagaaggacgtggtgcagcagcaacagcaaccattAGCCTATCGGCCGTGGCAATGTCTGTCGGACAATGTCGCCAGCGCCGTCGTACCCGCCACCATGTCAGCCGCCATTTTAGCCAATCTGAGCGCCACATCGGCTGCCGCTTATCAGTATCTGGGCCAGCATTATAAACATTATAGCCAATCGTTCAGCTTCTATGCGGCATCCAGTGTAATACTGATGCTCTGCTATCTGACCACCACATCCACGGCCGCTGCCACACAATCGGAGACGGGTGCCCTTGACAAGCATCCCAT ATTCGATGAATCGAGCTCAGATAAGGAGATATTAGATTTATTACTCGAGAAAAAACGCTATGATAAACGATTACTGCCGCCTGTAAATG GCACGCTGACCGTAAATGTTAATGTGTTGCTTTTAAGCTTAGCATCGCCCGATGAAAGCAGCTTG AAATATGAAGTGGAATTTCTATTGAATCAGCAATGGAACGATCCACGGCTGCAATATGGCAATAAGTCGCACTATGATTTCTTAAATGCTTTGCATCATCATGACAGCATCTGGACGCCCGACACGTACTTCATTATGCATGGCGATTTCAAGGATCCCATCATACCAATGCATTTCGCTTTAAGAATATTTCGGAACGGGACCATTACGTACGCAATGAG GCGTCACTTGATATTGTCCTGTCAGGGCAGCCTGCACATATTTCCATTCGATGATCCAAAGTGCTCATTCTCTATGGAAAGCA TTTCGTATGAGGAAGCACAAATCAAGTATGTTTGGAAGAATGATGAGGATACGCTGCGTAAAAGTCCCTCATTGACCACACTGAATGCGTATTTGATTAAGAATCAAACGACGGCCTGTGATCAAAATAGTTGGCGAG GGAACTACAGCTGTCTTAGGGTCGATTTAATCTTTACCAGAGATCGTGCATTCTATTTCACCACCGTTTTTATACCTGGCATTATATTGGTGACGTCATCCTTTATAACATTCTGGCTAGAATGGAATGCCGTGCCAGCTAGATCAATGATAg GCGTGACAACAATGTTGAATTTCTTCACTACCTCGAACGGTTTCCGCAGCACTCTGCCCGTTGTCTCGAATCTAACTGCGATGAATGTGTGGGACGGCGTCTGCATGTGCTTCATTTATGCCTCACTGCTGGAGTTCGTTTGCGTCAATTATGTGGGCCGAAAGCGTCCGCTGCACAACGTCGTCTACCGGCCAGGCGAAAATCCCGTAACACag GCAAGCGCCAACGCCACACCGGCCATGGCAAATACGCCGCTATCGACGGCTATGGGCACGGCCGCATCGACGGCAACCCCGGGCACACCTCGCTGTGCCGTGGACGAGGATTTCTTTGGCGGTGGCATGCGGTGGCAGGAGGCGCATGGTGGCATCATCGGTGCAGCCGTGCAAAATTTGCGGGCACGTTCGATTAAACGTAAAAGCGGACGGGAAGCCGCAGCTAAAAGCCCGTCATCAACATCCATATCGCCAGGTGTGAGCAAAAGCGTCGTCCCAATGCCAGCCGAGCATATCTACGAGGagccagctccagctccagctcctgcACCATCCACGATTGCCACGCGAGTCAAGTTCAAGGATGAGCAAGAGGATGATGCATCCACCACCTCCACTTCGACGTTGCGACGCTCGATTGCCACAAGCACGCCAGCGTTGGTGGTGCGTATCGAACAGGAGGAAGAGGAAACGTTAAAGTCAAACACAGAATCAGAGAAGGTAGGGGCTGGAGCAGAGCCACAGCCATTGCAGCAGTCTATCGAAATGACCGAACATCAATGTCAATTGGCAATGCCATTAAAGCCGCCACGCAGGAAATCTTCGCGCTCCAATTCGCCGAGCAACGCGTTCGCCGCCACGGATGAGGAGTCAATGATGAtgacaacgacgatgacgacgacgacgacgacgtcgacgaccaGAGCAAGGGAAACT
- the LOC132788369 gene encoding uncharacterized protein LOC132788369 isoform X12 — protein sequence MGCAFEAAREQPKQRTKQPNRNQCAASVTTATTAIGSTTTTTTTSREAEDIQIKDNYQQNHKTQTATAKANGKHQKATAQVLLATQQQQQQQQQQFCQVALDNKDALATTHETIEATTAAAAAATPTIDIEATNDLQITCTNCYSRSPEINRDEQPQQQQLQQQQRRRRRRHSRRQDHGRRNKGLLATPTTTATTTPTMVAAATTTATLAGIPCLRLHEMLLHARAALATPRNSANEEQQEQKQKDVVQQQQQPLAYRPWQCLSDNVASAVVPATMSAAILANLSATSAAAYQYLGQHYKHYSQSFSFYAASSVILMLCYLTTTSTAAATQSETGALDKHPIHGIDWSKFDESSSDKEILDLLLEKKRYDKRLLPPVNDEDFCCGLQSPDMATNQNARRPHNRGTLTVNVNVLLLSLASPDESSLKYEVEFLLNQQWNDPRLQYGNKSHYDFLNALHHHDSIWTPDTYFIMHGDFKDPIIPMHFALRIFRNGTITYAMRRHLILSCQGSLHIFPFDDPKCSFSMESISYEEAQIKYVWKNDEDTLRKSPSLTTLNAYLIKNQTTACDQNSWRGNYSCLQVELTFTRDRAYYFTTVFIPGIILVTSSFITFWLEWNAVPARVMIGVTTMLNFFTTSNGFRSTLPVVSNLTAMNVWDGVCMCFIYASLLEFVCVNYVGRKRPLHNVVYRPGENPVTQRLPAVLSRIGVILASPLEIIEREFHAALSSYSHSKKGKRQRHTGHGKYAAIDGYGHGRIDGNPGHTSLCRGRGFLWRWHAVAGGAWWHHRCSRAKFAGTFD from the exons ATGGGCTGCGCCTTTGAAGCAGCCAGAGAGCAGCCCAaacaaagaacaaaacaaCCAAATAGAAATCAATGTGCTGCCtcagtaacaacagcaacaacagcaataggaagtactacaactacaacaactacgagCAGAGAAGCAGAGGACATACAAATCAAGGATAACTATCAACAAAATCATAAAACGcaaacagcgacagcaaaagcaaacggCAAACATCAAAAAGCGACAGCTCAAGTGCTTTTAGcgacacagcaacaacaacagcagcagcaacaacagttttGTCAAGTGGCGTTGGATAACAAGGACGCGTTGGCGACGACACACGAAACAAtcgaagcaacaacagcagcagcagcagcagcaacgccaaCAATCGATATTGAGGCAACAAACGATTTGCAAATAACTTGCACCAATTGCTACAGTCGCAGCCCAGAGATTAACAGAGAtgagcagccgcagcagcagcagcttcagcagcaacagcggcgaCGTCGTCGCCGGCATTCAAGGCGTCAAGATCATGGGCGTCGCAACAAGGGATTGctggcaacaccaacaacaacagcaacaacaacaccaacaatggttgcagcagccacaacaacagcaacattggCTGGCATACCCTGTCTGCGGTTGCACGAGATGTTGCTGCATGCGCGAGCTGCCTTAGCGACGCCTCGTAACTCGGCAAACGAAgagcagcaagagcaaaagcagaaggacgtggtgcagcagcaacagcaaccattAGCCTATCGGCCGTGGCAATGTCTGTCGGACAATGTCGCCAGCGCCGTCGTACCCGCCACCATGTCAGCCGCCATTTTAGCCAATCTGAGCGCCACATCGGCTGCCGCTTATCAGTATCTGGGCCAGCATTATAAACATTATAGCCAATCGTTCAGCTTCTATGCGGCATCCAGTGTAATACTGATGCTCTGCTATCTGACCACCACATCCACGGCCGCTGCCACACAATCGGAGACGGGTGCCCTTGACAAGCATCCCAT TCATGGCATCGATTGGTCGAA ATTCGATGAATCGAGCTCAGATAAGGAGATATTAGATTTATTACTCGAGAAAAAACGCTATGATAAACGATTACTGCCGCCTGTAAATG ATGAAGACTTTTGCTGTGGTTTGCAATCGCCCGATATGGCTACAAATCAAAATGCACGGAGACCACACAATCGCG GCACGCTGACCGTAAATGTTAATGTGTTGCTTTTAAGCTTAGCATCGCCCGATGAAAGCAGCTTG AAATATGAAGTGGAATTTCTATTGAATCAGCAATGGAACGATCCACGGCTGCAATATGGCAATAAGTCGCACTATGATTTCTTAAATGCTTTGCATCATCATGACAGCATCTGGACGCCCGACACGTACTTCATTATGCATGGCGATTTCAAGGATCCCATCATACCAATGCATTTCGCTTTAAGAATATTTCGGAACGGGACCATTACGTACGCAATGAG GCGTCACTTGATATTGTCCTGTCAGGGCAGCCTGCACATATTTCCATTCGATGATCCAAAGTGCTCATTCTCTATGGAAAGCA TTTCGTATGAGGAAGCACAAATCAAGTATGTTTGGAAGAATGATGAGGATACGCTGCGTAAAAGTCCCTCATTGACCACACTGAATGCGTATTTGATTAAGAATCAAACGACGGCCTGTGATCAAAATAGTTGGCGAG GTAATTACAGTTGCCTACAGGTCGAGTTGACATTTACCCGTGATCGTGCGTATTATTTTACAACCGTTTTCATACCTGGCATTATATTGGTCACCTCGTCGTTTATCACATTTTGGCTGGAGTGGAATGCAGTGCCAGCCCGGGTTATGATCG GCGTGACAACAATGTTGAATTTCTTCACTACCTCGAACGGTTTCCGCAGCACTCTGCCCGTTGTCTCGAATCTAACTGCGATGAATGTGTGGGACGGCGTCTGCATGTGCTTCATTTATGCCTCACTGCTGGAGTTCGTTTGCGTCAATTATGTGGGCCGAAAGCGTCCGCTGCACAACGTCGTCTACCGGCCAGGCGAAAATCCCGTAACACag CGTCTTCCAGCGGTACTAAGCAGGATCGGAGTAATTCTTGCAAGTCCTTTG GAAATAATCGAAAGAGAATTTCACGCTGCTTTGTCGTCCTACTCCCACTCCAAAAAAGGCAAGCGCCAACGCCACACCGGCCATGGCAAATACGCCGCTATCGACGGCTATGGGCACGGCCGCATCGACGGCAACCCCGGGCACACCTCGCTGTGCCGTGGACGAGGATTTCTTTGGCGGTGGCATGCGGTGGCAGGAGGCGCATGGTGGCATCATCGGTGCAGCCGTGCAAAATTTGCGGGCACGTTCGATTAA